One segment of Choristoneura fumiferana chromosome 26, NRCan_CFum_1, whole genome shotgun sequence DNA contains the following:
- the LOC141442985 gene encoding uncharacterized protein, giving the protein MKYLALLLLVAAIGVQTRAPENLPKFEHGVRNIIEKLKHGDNNLPLMLPSLLPLKIQPTTTTYRAFTMNVSELTVQGLDHLQVDWVRASVPERALVDLAVSLAVSVPSTIVATADKYHLKGSILAIPIDAEGAFRAEINNLKAVAIVNLSRRGSGTIVADIHLDFSADVEVHLDRAGTLINKVVNSTLRDLLSDSDSVIFTNAKQVVTTMVNEYLRPYTPSQLIRIVEKEG; this is encoded by the exons ATGAAGTACCTAGCATTGCTTCTACTGGTCGCGGCTATAGGCGTTCAGACGAGAGCCCCAG AGAATCTACCCAAGTTCGAGCACGGCGTGAGGAACATCATTGAAAAGCTAAAACATGGCGACAACAACTTGCCACTGATGCTGCCCTCGCTGCTGCCGCTTAAGATTCAACCTACGACCACCACATACAGAGc TTTCACGATGAACGTAAGCGAGCTGACGGTGCAAGGCCTGGATCACCTACAGGTGGATTGGGTGCGAGCATCGGTGCCAGAGAGGGCCCTCGTGGACTTGGCCGTGTCACTTGCGGTCAGCGTGCCTTCGACTATCGTGGCCACAGCAG ACAAGTATCACTTGAAAGGAAGTATACTTGCGATCCCAATCGACGCTGAAGGTGCATTCAg gGCTGAAATAAACAATCTAAAAGCTGTCGCCATCGTGAACCTCTCGCGACGCGGCTCCGGCACGATCGTCGCCGACATACACCTGGACTTCTCCGCAGACGTTGAG GTCCATCTAGACCGCGCGGGCACCTTGATAAACAAGGTCGTGAATTCAACATTGAGAGACTTGCTCTCCGACAGTGACAGCGTAATTTTCACGAATGCTAAACAAGTTGTCACCACTATGGTCAACGAGTACCTGCGACCGTATACTCCGAGTCAGCTCATACGTATAGTTGAGAAAGAGGGCTAA